In Kangiella koreensis DSM 16069, the DNA window TAAATCCAGTACCGATTGGATATGCAGCTTTTCCAGTTTCTCAGCCACTTTGGGTCCTACCCCTTTCAGACTGGTGCAGGGCAGTTTTTCTAAGTTGATATCAGCTGCAAGTTTGGAAATGGCCATTAGTCGAGTGGTTTGGCACCTTCAATGGTGATTTGTGATAGTGCGTTATTGATGATTTCCAAAGCCTTCTTGCGCGGGAAGCTGCGACGAAAAGCCAGCGCCACTTTGCGGCTAGGTTTGGGATTATCAAATTCTCGCGTGACCAGACCCAGTTTTTCATTGTGGAAATTGGCTGCCGAACGCGGAATCACGCTAATGCCTAAGCCACTGGCGACCATTTGACGAATCGTTTCGATAGAGCTGCCGGTGATCCAGTCTTTTTGCGGGTTGAGGCTCGAATCTTTGCATTGAGGACAAGCTTCTATGACCTGATCACGGAAACAGTGCCCTGCACCCAACATGATCATGACCTCATCGGCGATATCGACAATGTGTAATTTATCGCGCTTTACCCACGGATGCTTCTCAGGCAGCAAAGCAATGAATTCTTCTTCGTATAGCGGCACGACATCTACTTCGGGCTCGTCGAAAGGCAACGCCACGAAAATCACATCTAATTCGCCGTTACGAAGTTTAGTGCGCAAATTGTGGGTGTAGTCTTCATCAATATGCAGTGGCATTTTGGGCGCCAGTTTTTTTAGCATGGGAATTAATGAAGGAAGTAGATAAGGACCAATGGTGAAAATAGCACCGATTTTTAAAGGGCCATCGAGTTGATCAGAATTCTGTTTGGCCATTTGTTTTAACTGGCTGACTTGCTCAAGGATGTGTTGAGCTTGCTCGATAATAGGCTTGCCTTCGGGGGTTACTTTGACATCGGATTTACTGCGTTCAAACAGGATCACGCCGAGCTGTTCTTCCAGCTTGCGTACGCCAACGCTTAGGGTCGGTTGGCTGACAAAGCAGGCCTCTGCGGCACGGCCAAAGTGGCGTTCGCGGGCAACTGCAACAATATATCTAAACTCTGTTAATGTCATTTTTAATAGCCTCTGCCTATCTATGATCAAGAAGTGGCACAAAGAAGTCAACGACTATAGGCTAATTGCGTCATTTAAATGTGAAGGTTAAAAAGGCTTTCGAGCTAAGAACAAGGATAGCGGGCGATGGTCGCTAAGTACATGCTCTTGATCGAGCAGTATGTCCCAGTCGGCAAATTTTTCGGCCAGCTCCTTTGGCTTCAGCAAGTATGCCGGCTTTTTCGGACTACCATACTTGGCTGCCTCTTCCATAAACGTATGAATAGCCACCAGGCTACCGGCTGGTAAATGCTCATGATAAAGGTCAAGTAAGGGACGATGTAGATAGCGACACTGCAAAATCATCGAAGGCTTTTGTAAATGAATCAGCTGGATTAGCTGCTGATAATCTGCTTCACAATTCAACTTCATCGGCGTGACCTCAACCTGCCAGCGTTCAATAAAGTTGCTGATGCGTTCGATGGCCATTGGATTGCGATCAATTGCTAATACTCGAAAGCCATGCAGACCGAGAAAGATACTGTCTCTGCCGGAACCACAACCGATATCGAAAGCCAGAGGTTCGGTATCAGGCAGGTGTTGCTCGATCAACTCAATGTAATCTTCCAGTAGCGGACTGGCTCGCCACAATCGTCGGCTGTTGTGATCGGTGACCCAGTTTTTACTAGAACGTTCTTGTTCTGTAAAGTCCTCGGCTGTAAATACGGCTTCGATCGGATATTGCTGTCGCTCAAATAAAGATTGAACATCTTGATGATCGTTTGTATTGGTAAATAATATCAGCGTCGTATCTTTTGGCGGTAATTCGTACCAACAATCTTCAATTTCTGATAACGGAATATTGGTGGCGCCTTGTATATGACCCTGCCGATACTGCTCGACAGGTCGCAGGTCAATAATAGGGAAATCAGTGTTTTCTAAAAGCTTGGATTTTTGCATACGTCAGTGAGCGCCATAACCATTCAAGAGGGCCGTAATGGTAGCGTTTCAACCACCAGGGTGACCAGACAAGTTGTAATAAAAACACTATCGCAACAATGCCCATTAACTGCAAGCGAGACAGTTCTGCGAATAAGCCGAAACCAAAGCTATAAAACAGGGTTGTGCAGATTAAACTTTGCGCGATGTAATTGGTGAAGGCCATGCGACCCACAGCCTGGAACGCTTTGCGAATTGTGCCCTTTGAAGATGATTTACACCACAGTGCCAATAAAGCGATGTATCCCAATGCAATAAATAGGGCCGCGATATTGGTCAGGGTCATGTAGGAAAACATGAGCTCTTCAAATGCAAAATCATGAGCAATTAAATTTTGCATATCATAAGCAGTTAATCCGAAACCAATAGCAAAACAAATGAACAGCAAGACTAGATAAAACTTAGAAGAGCGTGCGGCCGTTAAAACTCCGAACTGATATAACGCCATGCCGATTAACATCGAGCCACCGATGCGGAAAATACCGAAAGTTAATCCCATGGATAAGACGTTTTCTTTAAAGAAATCGACTCTGTCACTGACCTGAGCCGCATAGCTGGTCAGGTAAGGCAACGTTTCTTCCTGAATGGTTGCCTGATCAGGGTAGAACATGCTGAGCATAAACTCTAAATCTTCAGCAGGAATTCTATCGATGTAAATACTTGCCATTGACATGTAAGCGCTATAAAGCAGAACAAGCACAATACCAGTGATCAGTTTGGTTTTTGGCGTTGTATCGGTGAAAAGAAATACCCACAGCCCCATGCATGCATAAATGAACAGAATATCACCTAGCCAGATGAATAAAGCATGGATCAAACCAAAAATCAGCAACCAGAATATGCGACGGTAATGATATTTGGCAGCCGATATACCTTGTGCTTTGGCGCGCTCAGCCATCAGCATAATGCCTGCGCCAAACAACATAGAGAACAGTGTGTAAAATTTTTGATCGGCAAAAATGTGAGTAATCGACCATACCCAAACATCAGAATCAGAAGGCTCGCCTAACGCATACGGATTCATGTAGTAAGCAAAAATGTTGGAAAAGGCGTAGATATTCATAATCAGAATACCAAGAACAGCAACGCCACGAATCAGATCCAAGGCTTGATAACGTTGCTCAGAGGAGGTTGGTAATAGTGCAGTCGTCATGACTAATCCTTTAGTGAGAATTATTAGATAGGTTGTTATACCTTATTCTTACCATGAAAATTAACTATTACCAACTATAGCTTGTAGCAAAATGTAAATATCTGGAACTATTTTGCTTTAATTGATTTACGTAATTTATTCCACTCGGGATCATCAATGTCACCGAACTCATCCATCTTAGGGTAGCGGATTTTATGTTTGTCACAGAATCTGGTAATGGTCGGATGCAAAGCCTTGAAGCAGATTTCATCGACTTCGGCTTGCGGAATTTTGCATTCGCCATACATCTCGGCGTCAGAACGTTGTCGCTGTGCCTCGTAAAGAATGAGAGCCGTGGCAACCGAAACGTTAAGCGATTGCACCATGCCCACCATCGGAATAATCACGTGCTGGTCGGCAATCTCGGCAGCTTCGTCAGAAACACCGACTAATTCGGAGCCAACCAGAAGGCAAGTGGGTTGAGTGTAATCAATAGTTCGAAAGTCTACCGCTGTGTCAGAAAAGTGAGCTGCCAGAACCTGCATCCCCTTGGCCTTCATTTCAGCAATACCAGACTTTAAGTTGGAGTGTTTATGGGTAGTGACCCAACGCTTGCTACCACTGGAGGTGTGATGCCCAGTGAACTTTACATCTTCCGGAAAGACCGCGTGCACATGGCCGATGCCAACTGCATCGGCTGTTCGCACGATAGCAGCGAGATTATGCGGCTTATGAACTTGGTCCATGAAAACCGTCAGATCGGGCTGACGGTTTGACAGTAAGGTTAATATCTTTTGTAAACGGGCGGGACTACGGGGCAGCACACGTTAGTCCTCATTCAAAGTGACGATAGCATCCATTTCAATTTGCGCGCCTTTGGGTAATTCTTTAACACCGATAGCAGCACGTGCAGGATAAGGTTGCTCAAAATATTGCGCCATGATTTCGTTAACAGTGGCGAAATGACTTAAATCAATCATGAAGATATTCAGCTTGGAAATATGATTAAGTGTTGCGCCAGCTGCTTCACATACCGCGCTTAAGTTTTTAAAAACTTGGTGAACCTGATCGTCAAAAGCTTCGACTAACTCCATGCTTTCAGGAATCAATGGTATTTGTCCGGACAGGTAGACAGTATTACCTGCTTTAACAGCCTGCGAATAAGTGCCAATAGCAGCGGGGGCTTTATCAGTTTGAATAATTGTTTTGCTCACAGCAGTTTCCTTAAAGATTTCCTCAATGAGGGTTAAATGAAGTTCTAATTAAGGGTGACGATGAACTTTATTGACGAAAGGAATGACCCTTAATTTTTTGATGATGTTGGCCAAATGAACACGGTGATGCACGCCCATCTGGAACGTCAGAATATTGGTTGAACCATCCTGTTCATTAATATCGACATTAACGATATTAGCTTCCTGATTGGAAATAATATTAGTAATCTGTGCTAGAACGCCTCGCTGATTAAAGACTTCAATGCGTAGTTCTGCAATATAATCGCCCTGCACATCGTCTGACCATTGTACTGGTACATAACGATCATTATGTTTGTGGGCACGTTGTACATTGGGACAAGTTTCGCGGTGAATGGTAAAACCTTTGCCAGCACTAACGTAAGCTAAAATTGGATCTCCAGGAATCGGACGACAGCAACGTGCATATTTAACCACCAAGCCTTCAGTGCCTTTAATGGCCAACGGAGCCTGATCTTTTTGTGGCATTTCAACCACCGTTTCATCCACCTCTTCTTCGCCACGGGTTAAGCGATGGGCTACTA includes these proteins:
- a CDS encoding rhodanese-like domain-containing protein, coding for MQKSKLLENTDFPIIDLRPVEQYRQGHIQGATNIPLSEIEDCWYELPPKDTTLILFTNTNDHQDVQSLFERQQYPIEAVFTAEDFTEQERSSKNWVTDHNSRRLWRASPLLEDYIELIEQHLPDTEPLAFDIGCGSGRDSIFLGLHGFRVLAIDRNPMAIERISNFIERWQVEVTPMKLNCEADYQQLIQLIHLQKPSMILQCRYLHRPLLDLYHEHLPAGSLVAIHTFMEEAAKYGSPKKPAYLLKPKELAEKFADWDILLDQEHVLSDHRPLSLFLARKPF
- the trmH gene encoding tRNA (guanosine(18)-2'-O)-methyltransferase TrmH gives rise to the protein MLPRSPARLQKILTLLSNRQPDLTVFMDQVHKPHNLAAIVRTADAVGIGHVHAVFPEDVKFTGHHTSSGSKRWVTTHKHSNLKSGIAEMKAKGMQVLAAHFSDTAVDFRTIDYTQPTCLLVGSELVGVSDEAAEIADQHVIIPMVGMVQSLNVSVATALILYEAQRQRSDAEMYGECKIPQAEVDEICFKALHPTITRFCDKHKIRYPKMDEFGDIDDPEWNKLRKSIKAK
- a CDS encoding LysR substrate-binding domain-containing protein, which produces MTLTEFRYIVAVARERHFGRAAEACFVSQPTLSVGVRKLEEQLGVILFERSKSDVKVTPEGKPIIEQAQHILEQVSQLKQMAKQNSDQLDGPLKIGAIFTIGPYLLPSLIPMLKKLAPKMPLHIDEDYTHNLRTKLRNGELDVIFVALPFDEPEVDVVPLYEEEFIALLPEKHPWVKRDKLHIVDIADEVMIMLGAGHCFRDQVIEACPQCKDSSLNPQKDWITGSSIETIRQMVASGLGISVIPRSAANFHNEKLGLVTREFDNPKPSRKVALAFRRSFPRKKALEIINNALSQITIEGAKPLD
- a CDS encoding DUF418 domain-containing protein, with amino-acid sequence MTTALLPTSSEQRYQALDLIRGVAVLGILIMNIYAFSNIFAYYMNPYALGEPSDSDVWVWSITHIFADQKFYTLFSMLFGAGIMLMAERAKAQGISAAKYHYRRIFWLLIFGLIHALFIWLGDILFIYACMGLWVFLFTDTTPKTKLITGIVLVLLYSAYMSMASIYIDRIPAEDLEFMLSMFYPDQATIQEETLPYLTSYAAQVSDRVDFFKENVLSMGLTFGIFRIGGSMLIGMALYQFGVLTAARSSKFYLVLLFICFAIGFGLTAYDMQNLIAHDFAFEELMFSYMTLTNIAALFIALGYIALLALWCKSSSKGTIRKAFQAVGRMAFTNYIAQSLICTTLFYSFGFGLFAELSRLQLMGIVAIVFLLQLVWSPWWLKRYHYGPLEWLWRSLTYAKIQAFRKH
- a CDS encoding RidA family protein, which encodes MSKTIIQTDKAPAAIGTYSQAVKAGNTVYLSGQIPLIPESMELVEAFDDQVHQVFKNLSAVCEAAGATLNHISKLNIFMIDLSHFATVNEIMAQYFEQPYPARAAIGVKELPKGAQIEMDAIVTLNED